Proteins encoded by one window of Rhea pennata isolate bPtePen1 chromosome 11, bPtePen1.pri, whole genome shotgun sequence:
- the LOC134145238 gene encoding V-set and immunoglobulin domain-containing protein 4-like, which translates to MGMLVRTAVLMSTLLFCNALLDLAGLNEIEGVWKGSTILPCSYVPVKDFVQQTLTWAVVHDQSSGTIFQRDSSGDHILLSEYRDRISIPKNSPGNMSLHILKLEISDRGTYTCRVTWKANNNSLITKQITTRVEVVKVAVTKPIIRAGELGLIVPAGARTSLTCVASGSPPISYRWFLGEPGGKAQHLSSQAELTFESLQPSDSGKYYCEAENRVGRGVPQQSDAVELMVRDLPRTTVVFDSDVGTSERYHTTTEKSQTELVFRTTSVIPRTPRSSTTVADLPLTVMTSETDVGNPGKNHTTKDFQKTHLSLYLIILIVVVCGAVVFFIIFILHCIRKPKKAHAYEVKFRNNSMKAEASSSFDSAGHYEKPISSTENNYMTEPVKNNRSEETNLKENEYDL; encoded by the exons ATGGGGATGCTGGTGAGAACTGCTGTGCTTATGAGCACTCTTCTTTTCTGCAATG CTCTTCTGGACCTGGCTGGCCTTAATGAAATTGAAGGTGTATGGAAGGGATCTACCATCTTGCCATGTAGCTATGTGCCTGTGAAAGACTTTGTGCAGCAAACACTTACTTGGGCTGTGGTACATGACCAAAGTTCAGGCACCATCTTTCAGAGGGACAGCTCTGGTGATCACATTCTACTGTCTGAGTACAGAGATAGGATCAGTATCCCAAAGAATTCTCCAGGGAACATGTCTCTTCACATCTTGAAACTTGAAATCTCCGATAGGGGAACCTATACTTGCCGAGTCACCTGGAAAGCCAACAACAACAGCCTGATAACAAAACAGATCACCACGAGAGTTGAGGTGGTTAAAG TTGCAGTGACTAAGCCCATCATCAGGGCTGGTGAGCTGGGACTGATAGTCCCAGCAGGAGCCAGGACCAGCTTGACCTGCGTGGCCAGCGGATCCCCACCCATCAGCTACCGCTGGTTCCTCGGAGAGCCGGGAGGAAAAGCTCAGCATCTGAGCAGTCAGGCTGAACTCACATTTGAGAGTCTGCAACCCTCCGACTCAGGGAAATACTACTGTGAAGCAGAGAACAGGGTTGGGAGAGGTGTTCCCCAGCAGAGTGATGCTGTAGAGCTGATGGTGAGAG ATCTGCCCAGAACAACAGTGGTTTTTGACAGTGATGTGGGAACCTCAGAGAGATACCACACAACCACAG AAAAGAGTCAAACAGAGCTGGTATTCAGAACTACCTCAGTAATCCCTCGGACTCCACGAAGCTCTACCACTGTGGCAGATCTGCCTCTAACAGTAATGACTTCTGAGACTGATGTAGGAAATCCAGGAAAGAATCATACAACTAAAG ATTTCCAGAAGACTCACCTGTCCCTGTACCTGATCATCCTGATTGTTGTGGTTTGTggtgctgttgttttctttatcaTCTTTATTCTCCATTGCATTAGAAAGCCCAAAAAGG CACATGCCTATGAAGTAAAATT CCGTAACAACTCAATGAAAGCAGAGGCTTCTTCAAGTTTTGACAGTGCGGGTCATTATGAAAAACCCATCTCCTCTACTGAAAACAACTATATGACAGAGCCTGTGAAAAACAACAGATCTGAAGAAACAAACCTGAAAGAAAACGAATATGACCTTTAG